In the genome of Lynx canadensis isolate LIC74 chromosome F1, mLynCan4.pri.v2, whole genome shotgun sequence, one region contains:
- the DEGS1 gene encoding sphingolipid delta(4)-desaturase DES1 isoform X1: protein MGNRVAREDFEWVYTDQPHASRRQEILAKYPEIKSLMKPDPNLIWIIVLMVLTQLVAFYLVKDLDWKWVLFWAYAFGSCINHSMTLAIHEVSHNSAFGNNRALWNRWFGIFANLPIGVPYSVSFKRYHMDHHRYLGGDGIDVDIPTDFEGWFFCTTFRKFVWVILQPLFYAFRPLFINPKPISYLEVINTVIQITFDIIVYYVFGIRSLVYMLAASLLGLGLHPISGHFIAEHYMFLKGHETYSYYGPLNLLTFNVGYHNEHHDFPNVPGKNLPLVRKIAAEYYDSLPHYTSWVKVLYDFVMDDTVSPYSRMKRHQKGKAALETAMLRSPSYGVCT, encoded by the exons caaagtATCCAGAGATAAAGTCCTTGATGAAACCCGATCCCAACTTGATCTGGATTATAGTGCTGATGGTTCTCACTCAGCTGGTTGCGTTTTACTTGGTGAAGGACCTGGATTGGAAGTGGGTCCTGTTCTGGGCGTACGCCTTCGGCAGCTGCATTAACCATTCCATGACCCTGGCTATCCATGAGGTCTCCCACAACAGCGCCTTCGGCAACAACCGAGCTCTGTGGAATCGTTGGTTCGGAATATTTGCTAATCTTCCCATTGGTGTGCCATACTCCGTTTCCTTTAAGAGGTATCACATGGACCATCATCGCTACCTTGGGGGTGATGGCATCGATGTGGACATTCCCACCGATTTCGAAGGCTGGTTTTTCTGTACCACTTTCAGAAAGTTCGTGTGGGTTATCCTTCAGCCTCTCTTTTATGCTTTTCGACCTCTGTTCATCAACCCCAAACCGATTTCTTACCTGGAAGTGATTAATACTGTGATCCAGATCACCTTCGACATTATAGTTTACTACGTTTTTGGAATTAGATCTTTAGTCTACATGTTGGCAGCATCCTTACTCGGTCTAGGTTTGCATCCgatttctggacattttatagCTGAACATTACATGTTCTTAAAGGGACATGAAACTTACTCGTATTATGGGCCTCTGAATCTACTCACCTTCAACGTGGGTTACCACAACGAACACCATGACTTCCCCAACGTTCCCGGGAAAAACCTCCCACTG GTGAGGAAGATAGCGGCTGAGTACTATGACAGCCTCCCTCACTACACCTCCTGGGTCAAAGTCCTGTACGACTTTGTGATGGATGATACAGTGAGCCCCTACTCGAGAATGAAGAGGCACCAGAAAGGCAAGGCAGCACTGGA GACCGCGATGTTGAGAAGCCCCTCTTACGGTGTCTGCACGTGA
- the DEGS1 gene encoding sphingolipid delta(4)-desaturase DES1 isoform X2: MKPDPNLIWIIVLMVLTQLVAFYLVKDLDWKWVLFWAYAFGSCINHSMTLAIHEVSHNSAFGNNRALWNRWFGIFANLPIGVPYSVSFKRYHMDHHRYLGGDGIDVDIPTDFEGWFFCTTFRKFVWVILQPLFYAFRPLFINPKPISYLEVINTVIQITFDIIVYYVFGIRSLVYMLAASLLGLGLHPISGHFIAEHYMFLKGHETYSYYGPLNLLTFNVGYHNEHHDFPNVPGKNLPLVRKIAAEYYDSLPHYTSWVKVLYDFVMDDTVSPYSRMKRHQKGKAALETAMLRSPSYGVCT, translated from the exons ATGAAACCCGATCCCAACTTGATCTGGATTATAGTGCTGATGGTTCTCACTCAGCTGGTTGCGTTTTACTTGGTGAAGGACCTGGATTGGAAGTGGGTCCTGTTCTGGGCGTACGCCTTCGGCAGCTGCATTAACCATTCCATGACCCTGGCTATCCATGAGGTCTCCCACAACAGCGCCTTCGGCAACAACCGAGCTCTGTGGAATCGTTGGTTCGGAATATTTGCTAATCTTCCCATTGGTGTGCCATACTCCGTTTCCTTTAAGAGGTATCACATGGACCATCATCGCTACCTTGGGGGTGATGGCATCGATGTGGACATTCCCACCGATTTCGAAGGCTGGTTTTTCTGTACCACTTTCAGAAAGTTCGTGTGGGTTATCCTTCAGCCTCTCTTTTATGCTTTTCGACCTCTGTTCATCAACCCCAAACCGATTTCTTACCTGGAAGTGATTAATACTGTGATCCAGATCACCTTCGACATTATAGTTTACTACGTTTTTGGAATTAGATCTTTAGTCTACATGTTGGCAGCATCCTTACTCGGTCTAGGTTTGCATCCgatttctggacattttatagCTGAACATTACATGTTCTTAAAGGGACATGAAACTTACTCGTATTATGGGCCTCTGAATCTACTCACCTTCAACGTGGGTTACCACAACGAACACCATGACTTCCCCAACGTTCCCGGGAAAAACCTCCCACTG GTGAGGAAGATAGCGGCTGAGTACTATGACAGCCTCCCTCACTACACCTCCTGGGTCAAAGTCCTGTACGACTTTGTGATGGATGATACAGTGAGCCCCTACTCGAGAATGAAGAGGCACCAGAAAGGCAAGGCAGCACTGGA GACCGCGATGTTGAGAAGCCCCTCTTACGGTGTCTGCACGTGA